A section of the Flavobacteriales bacterium genome encodes:
- a CDS encoding DUF349 domain-containing protein yields MTTKAELIARMEALLQNEDLEHTAELVDAVKESYEALVAEAQHAATVAAGEPSAEGADAPAQVPIESAPLGDEDDKRFKQLVDAFHTKVNDVRRRKAKEEADNLAAKLAVMEELKALIHQEENIGSAFQRFKDLQEKWKTIGPVPQQAYRDLQRDFAHLLDDFFYHIRIYKELRDHDLKKNTALKQALIADMEAVQRVDSVKEAEALVKEYQEKWHQIGPVVKEEWEIIRDRFWNATRVVYERIHEYYKARRTEHETNLAAKQALIDKVQALVEQSAEVGVKDWKALTDQVLEAQNAWKSIGFATKKDNERIWKEFRTTCNAFFDRKKQYFDALKDQFKGAREKKQALLDQALALKDSTEWRQTAEKMKALQQQWKEAGSAGPRDEQKLWNRFREACDGFFAARKAHFDKLDGEQAEHLKAREALLAELEGFALTGDRNADLDALKAFSKRWLECGRVSPKHFDVLQDRYRAALDKHYGQLKVEGEERRRAQFHDHVESLKSAPDGRDRIERETRFVKRKIEELENELRQFENRMGMFNFKSATGEAMRKEMEKQADRTRRDVERLREQHKQLVKELRQA; encoded by the coding sequence ATGACCACGAAAGCGGAGCTGATCGCCCGAATGGAGGCGTTGCTCCAGAACGAAGACCTGGAGCACACCGCCGAACTGGTGGATGCCGTGAAGGAAAGCTACGAGGCGCTGGTGGCCGAGGCCCAGCATGCCGCCACGGTGGCCGCAGGCGAACCCTCCGCAGAGGGGGCCGATGCCCCCGCGCAGGTCCCCATCGAATCCGCGCCGCTGGGCGATGAGGATGACAAGCGGTTCAAGCAGCTCGTCGACGCCTTTCACACCAAGGTGAACGATGTGCGCCGCCGCAAGGCCAAGGAGGAGGCCGACAACCTGGCCGCCAAGCTGGCCGTGATGGAGGAGCTCAAGGCCCTCATCCATCAGGAGGAGAACATCGGCAGCGCCTTCCAGCGCTTCAAGGACCTGCAGGAGAAGTGGAAGACCATCGGCCCCGTGCCCCAGCAGGCCTATCGTGACCTGCAGCGCGATTTCGCCCACCTGCTGGACGATTTCTTCTATCACATCCGCATCTACAAGGAGCTGCGCGACCACGACCTGAAGAAGAACACCGCCCTGAAGCAGGCGCTGATCGCCGACATGGAGGCCGTGCAGCGGGTGGACAGCGTGAAGGAGGCCGAGGCGCTGGTGAAGGAGTACCAGGAGAAGTGGCACCAGATCGGGCCTGTGGTGAAGGAGGAATGGGAGATCATCCGCGACCGGTTCTGGAACGCCACCCGTGTGGTGTACGAGCGGATCCACGAGTACTACAAGGCCCGCCGCACCGAGCACGAGACCAACCTGGCCGCCAAGCAGGCCCTGATCGACAAGGTGCAGGCCCTGGTGGAGCAGAGCGCCGAGGTGGGGGTGAAGGACTGGAAGGCCCTCACCGATCAGGTGCTGGAGGCGCAGAACGCGTGGAAGTCCATCGGTTTCGCCACCAAGAAGGACAACGAGCGCATCTGGAAGGAGTTCCGCACCACCTGCAACGCCTTCTTCGACCGCAAGAAGCAGTATTTCGACGCGCTGAAGGACCAGTTCAAGGGCGCCCGTGAGAAGAAGCAGGCCCTGCTGGACCAGGCGCTGGCCCTGAAGGACAGCACCGAATGGCGGCAGACGGCCGAGAAGATGAAGGCGTTGCAGCAGCAATGGAAGGAGGCCGGTTCCGCAGGACCCCGCGATGAGCAGAAGCTGTGGAACCGGTTCCGCGAGGCCTGCGATGGCTTCTTCGCCGCCCGCAAGGCCCACTTCGACAAGCTCGACGGCGAACAGGCCGAGCACCTCAAAGCCCGCGAGGCCCTGCTGGCCGAGCTCGAAGGCTTCGCCCTCACCGGTGACCGCAACGCCGACCTGGATGCCCTGAAGGCCTTCAGCAAACGCTGGCTCGAATGCGGCCGCGTGTCGCCCAAACACTTCGACGTGCTGCAGGACCGCTATCGGGCCGCGCTGGACAAGCACTACGGGCAGCTGAAGGTGGAGGGCGAGGAGCGCCGCCGCGCCCAGTTCCACGACCATGTCGAGAGCCTGAAGAGCGCACCTGACGGACGCGACCGCATCGAGCGCGAGACGCGCTTCGTGAAGCGCAAGATCGAGGAGCTCGAGAACGAGCTGCGACAGTTCGAGAACAGGATGGGCATGTTCAACTTCAAGAGCGCGACCGGCGAGGCCATGCGCAAGGAGATGGAGAAGCAGGCCGACCGCACCCGCCGTGATGTGGAACGCCTGCGCGAACAGCACAAGCAGCTGGTGAAGGAGCTGCGCCAGGCGTGA
- the paaJ gene encoding phenylacetate-CoA oxygenase subunit PaaJ, with protein sequence MITKARILELLDYVKDPEIPAINVLELGVVRQVEVEPDGKAIVTITPTYTGCPAMDVMAADIKKELLEAGVPYVEVRMSLSPAWTTDWITETGKRKLKEYGIAPPEKTADIRALKGERPVVACPQCGSTNTVMLSAFGSTACKALWKCNDCLEPFDQFKCL encoded by the coding sequence ATGATCACCAAAGCCCGCATCCTCGAGCTCCTCGACTACGTGAAGGACCCGGAGATCCCGGCCATCAATGTGCTGGAGCTGGGTGTGGTGCGGCAGGTGGAGGTGGAGCCCGACGGGAAGGCCATCGTCACCATCACCCCTACGTACACCGGTTGTCCGGCCATGGACGTGATGGCGGCCGACATCAAGAAGGAACTACTGGAGGCGGGTGTGCCTTACGTGGAGGTGCGCATGAGCCTCTCCCCTGCCTGGACCACCGACTGGATCACCGAGACCGGCAAGCGCAAGCTGAAAGAGTATGGCATCGCGCCGCCCGAAAAGACCGCCGACATCCGCGCGCTCAAGGGCGAACGGCCCGTGGTGGCCTGTCCGCAATGCGGCTCCACCAACACCGTGATGCTCTCTGCTTTCGGCAGCACGGCCTGCAAGGCGCTGTGGAAGTGCAACGACTGCCTGGAGCCGTTCGATCAGTTCAAGTGTTTATGA
- a CDS encoding type II toxin-antitoxin system HicB family antitoxin, with product MSQRTYRVLLTPEPEGGFTVSVPALPGCITYGESIDHALSMAKEAIELYVETLEAEGDPVPDDSKTFEYSLVLAS from the coding sequence ATGTCACAGCGCACGTACCGCGTTCTCTTGACACCTGAGCCTGAAGGCGGCTTCACCGTTTCGGTGCCGGCCTTGCCGGGCTGCATCACTTACGGGGAGTCCATCGATCACGCCTTGAGCATGGCCAAGGAAGCCATCGAGCTATACGTGGAAACGTTGGAGGCCGAAGGAGACCCTGTTCCGGACGACAGCAAGACCTTTGAGTACTCCCTCGTCCTGGCTTCGTGA
- a CDS encoding enoyl-CoA hydratase/isomerase family protein, with protein MNDGYVKHAVAEGIATVTFHHPKSNSLPGHVLRELADAITRMGADPAVRVIVLRSDGEKAFCAGASFDELLTIDTPGKGLAFFSGFALVINAIRTAPCLVIGRVHGKAVGGGVGLASACDVSYAHGSASARLSELAIGIGPFVVGPAVERKVGTGAFGFMSFTPAAWRDAEWCRQHGLYQAVFATVEELDGAVDAHARELGAYSPDAMRELKRVLWRGTEDWDVLLAERAATSGRLILSEFAVNAINRFKAEAAKR; from the coding sequence ATGAACGACGGCTACGTCAAGCACGCCGTGGCGGAAGGCATCGCCACCGTCACCTTCCATCACCCCAAGAGCAACAGCCTGCCCGGACATGTGCTGCGCGAGCTGGCCGATGCCATCACCCGCATGGGTGCCGATCCGGCCGTACGGGTGATCGTCCTGCGGAGCGACGGCGAGAAGGCCTTCTGCGCCGGGGCCAGCTTCGACGAGCTGCTCACCATCGACACGCCCGGGAAGGGGCTGGCCTTCTTCAGCGGCTTCGCCCTGGTGATCAACGCCATCCGCACCGCCCCCTGTCTGGTCATCGGCCGCGTGCACGGCAAGGCGGTCGGCGGGGGGGTGGGCCTGGCGTCGGCCTGCGATGTGAGCTATGCGCACGGCAGCGCCAGCGCGCGCCTCAGCGAGCTGGCCATCGGCATCGGTCCGTTCGTGGTGGGGCCTGCCGTGGAACGGAAGGTGGGCACCGGTGCGTTCGGCTTCATGAGCTTCACCCCGGCGGCCTGGCGCGATGCGGAATGGTGCCGGCAGCATGGGCTCTACCAGGCGGTGTTCGCCACGGTGGAGGAGCTGGACGGGGCGGTGGACGCCCATGCCCGCGAGCTGGGCGCCTACAGCCCGGATGCCATGCGCGAGCTCAAGCGGGTGCTATGGCGTGGAACCGAGGACTGGGATGTGCTCCTGGCGGAACGTGCGGCCACCAGCGGTCGACTGATCCTCTCGGAGTTCGCCGTGAACGCCATCAACCGGTTCAAGGCGGAGGCGGCGAAGCGGTAG
- a CDS encoding serine/threonine-protein phosphatase has protein sequence MLLVLFATLLTVGVALVVWSHSTTRRTLRHEAMARLSSITGTLATAIEGGRVTRLMEKYDSRGMLLHNTQDPWYYVLHENLRKPAEANRLSMPLRLVAYDDRKHELQVVVTSSATPALREPYTGPDQAAIIAAITEGRIDPGRAVDDHHVAAFDAVRNARGKVVAALVAELPTAELDALALGRLWRHIGLLVLALVLVGGFLMRFVGGLVRREEEARSALQQRHDGVTDSIAYAGKIQSALIPRPERYGELFDDHFVLNRPKDVVSGDFHWVHRLSEHVRLVAQADCTGHGLPGAMMAAIGCSLLNELVMQHPDKDPAELLALLNQRMVHALNQRGERLGAGDGMDIALCRVDRAQREILFAGAFRPLYWMHDGQLTVINGDRRPIGGNQHEPDRRFTVHRLAYHAGDRIYLFSDGYVDQFGGPDGRKLMATRFSAILEQHQHLPMALQAEELERAFDAWKGSHEQMDDVCVLGLAV, from the coding sequence GTGCTCCTGGTGCTCTTCGCCACCCTGCTCACCGTGGGTGTGGCCCTGGTGGTGTGGTCGCATTCGACCACCCGACGCACGCTGCGGCATGAGGCCATGGCGCGCTTGAGCAGCATCACCGGCACGCTGGCCACGGCGATCGAAGGCGGACGCGTGACCCGCCTGATGGAGAAATACGATTCGCGGGGCATGCTGCTGCATAACACCCAGGACCCCTGGTACTATGTGCTGCACGAGAACCTGCGCAAGCCGGCGGAGGCGAACCGGCTGAGCATGCCGCTGCGTCTGGTGGCCTACGACGATCGGAAACACGAACTCCAGGTGGTGGTGACCAGCTCGGCGACACCCGCCCTTCGTGAACCGTACACCGGTCCGGACCAGGCCGCGATCATCGCCGCCATCACCGAAGGGCGCATCGACCCGGGCCGGGCGGTCGACGACCATCATGTCGCGGCGTTCGACGCCGTGCGGAACGCACGCGGGAAGGTGGTGGCCGCCCTGGTGGCCGAACTGCCCACCGCGGAACTGGACGCCCTGGCCCTGGGGCGCCTATGGCGCCACATCGGCCTGCTGGTGCTGGCCCTGGTCCTTGTCGGCGGATTCCTCATGCGCTTCGTGGGCGGGTTGGTCCGTCGCGAGGAGGAGGCCCGCAGCGCCCTTCAGCAGCGACACGACGGGGTGACCGACAGCATCGCCTACGCCGGCAAGATCCAGTCGGCGCTGATCCCCCGGCCCGAGCGCTACGGCGAGCTTTTCGACGACCACTTCGTGCTCAACCGCCCCAAGGATGTGGTGAGCGGCGATTTCCACTGGGTGCACCGCCTCAGCGAGCACGTGCGGCTGGTGGCCCAGGCCGACTGCACCGGGCACGGCCTTCCCGGCGCCATGATGGCCGCCATCGGCTGTTCACTGCTCAACGAGCTGGTGATGCAGCACCCGGACAAGGACCCGGCGGAGCTGCTGGCCCTCCTCAACCAGCGCATGGTGCATGCGCTGAACCAGCGCGGGGAGCGGCTCGGGGCCGGTGATGGCATGGACATCGCGCTTTGCCGGGTGGACCGCGCACAGCGCGAGATCCTCTTTGCCGGCGCCTTCCGTCCGCTGTATTGGATGCACGACGGCCAGCTCACCGTGATCAACGGCGACCGGCGGCCGATCGGTGGCAACCAGCATGAACCCGACAGGCGGTTCACCGTGCACCGCCTGGCCTACCACGCGGGCGACCGCATCTACCTGTTCAGCGACGGCTATGTGGACCAGTTCGGCGGGCCGGATGGGCGCAAGCTCATGGCCACCCGCTTCAGCGCCATCCTCGAGCAGCACCAGCACCTGCCGATGGCCCTGCAGGCCGAGGAGCTGGAACGCGCGTTCGACGCGTGGAAGGGGTCGCACGAGCAGATGGACGATGTGTGCGTGCTCGGCCTTGCCGTCTAG
- the paaC gene encoding phenylacetate-CoA oxygenase subunit PaaC encodes MSNALFTYSLRLADDLLILSHRLSEWCGHGPVLEEDIALTNRALDHIGEARNLYTYAGQVEGKGRDEDALAYLRNERQFVNTKLVEQPNGDYAHTIVRSFLFDAYHLPLAEALTKSTDAQLAAIAAKAVKEAQYHVKHSSDWLIRFGDGTEESHRRAQEALDNLWTYSGDLFVMDEVHQQLLKAGIAPDLAKMKAAFDATVDKVLAEATLKRPADGFMATGGRQGKHSEHLGFILAEMQYLQRAYPGAEW; translated from the coding sequence ATGAGCAACGCCCTCTTCACGTATAGCCTTCGCCTCGCGGACGACCTCCTCATCCTGAGCCACCGCTTGAGCGAGTGGTGCGGCCACGGCCCCGTGCTGGAGGAGGACATCGCCCTCACCAACCGGGCGCTGGACCACATTGGCGAAGCCCGCAACCTGTACACCTACGCCGGACAGGTGGAGGGCAAGGGACGTGACGAGGATGCCCTGGCCTACCTGCGCAACGAGCGGCAGTTCGTGAACACCAAGCTGGTGGAGCAGCCCAACGGCGACTACGCGCATACCATCGTGCGGAGCTTCCTGTTCGATGCCTACCACCTGCCGCTGGCCGAGGCGCTTACCAAGAGCACCGATGCCCAGCTGGCCGCCATCGCCGCCAAGGCCGTGAAGGAGGCCCAGTACCACGTGAAGCACAGCAGCGACTGGCTGATCCGCTTCGGCGACGGCACGGAGGAAAGCCACCGCCGTGCCCAGGAGGCCCTCGACAACCTGTGGACCTACAGCGGCGACCTCTTCGTGATGGACGAGGTTCACCAGCAACTGCTGAAGGCCGGCATCGCGCCCGACCTCGCCAAGATGAAGGCCGCCTTCGACGCCACCGTGGACAAGGTGCTGGCCGAGGCCACGCTGAAGCGCCCCGCCGACGGCTTCATGGCCACGGGCGGTCGCCAAGGCAAGCACAGCGAGCACCTCGGCTTCATCCTGGCCGAGATGCAATACCTGCAGCGGGCGTACCCGGGGGCGGAGTGGTAG
- the paaB gene encoding 1,2-phenylacetyl-CoA epoxidase subunit B, with translation MSDNPNNWPLWEIFIQSKRGLEHKHVGSLHAADAQMAIENARDVYTRRQEGQSIWVVPAGAISSSQPDDAAMLFDPADDKTYRHPTFYTMPEGAKYI, from the coding sequence ATGAGCGACAACCCGAACAACTGGCCCCTTTGGGAGATCTTCATCCAGAGCAAGCGCGGCCTGGAGCACAAACACGTGGGCAGTTTGCACGCTGCCGACGCCCAGATGGCCATCGAGAACGCCCGCGACGTATATACGCGCCGCCAGGAAGGGCAGAGCATCTGGGTGGTGCCCGCCGGCGCCATCAGCAGCAGCCAGCCCGATGATGCGGCCATGCTCTTCGACCCCGCCGACGACAAGACCTACCGGCACCCCACCTTCTACACCATGCCCGAGGGGGCGAAATACATTTAG
- a CDS encoding acyl-CoA thioesterase, whose translation MSTIVPDLPIGLDITVAWGEQDLFGHVNNVVYFRWMESVRMHFLERIGALRSHAEDGIGVILASTTCDFKRPVHWPARLHIRTGAAHVGTTSFTLAYRLTDVSGAVVAEGTSVQVMYDYAKGHKVPIPAPIRSAIETLS comes from the coding sequence GTGAGCACCATCGTTCCCGACCTGCCCATCGGGCTCGACATCACCGTCGCCTGGGGCGAACAGGACCTCTTCGGCCATGTGAACAACGTGGTCTACTTCCGCTGGATGGAGAGCGTGCGCATGCATTTCCTGGAGCGCATCGGTGCCCTGCGCTCCCATGCCGAGGACGGCATCGGCGTGATCCTGGCCAGCACCACCTGCGACTTCAAGCGGCCCGTGCACTGGCCCGCCCGCCTGCACATCCGCACCGGCGCGGCACACGTGGGCACCACCAGCTTCACCCTGGCCTACCGGCTCACGGACGTCAGCGGCGCCGTGGTGGCCGAAGGCACAAGCGTTCAGGTGATGTACGACTACGCCAAGGGCCACAAGGTGCCCATCCCCGCCCCCATCCGATCGGCCATCGAAACCCTGTCATGA
- a CDS encoding type II toxin-antitoxin system HicA family toxin, with product MTAADLIRLLKQHGYEHVRSKGSHQIFKNRTTGKMTVVPLHRGDLPKGTLLAILRQTGLDKLDQ from the coding sequence ATGACGGCGGCCGACCTGATCCGCCTGTTGAAGCAGCACGGCTACGAACACGTTCGATCCAAAGGGTCGCACCAGATCTTCAAGAACCGCACGACCGGCAAGATGACCGTGGTGCCATTGCACCGTGGTGACCTGCCCAAGGGAACCTTGCTCGCCATCCTTCGCCAAACCGGACTCGACAAGCTCGATCAATGA
- a CDS encoding 2-(1,2-epoxy-1,2-dihydrophenyl)acetyl-CoA isomerase — protein MNYTKIHYTVAEGVATITLNRPDKLNSFDREMALETIAALDAAKDDASVRAVLLTGEGRAFCAGQDLAEAIAPGTRIEDILTTQYNPIVRRLRTLPKPVVCAVNGVAAGAGANIAYACDLTLAAESANFIQSFINIGLIPDSGGTYTLPRLVGMQRAFGQMILAPKVSAKEAEALGMIWKAVPDAELMNEAIALAKKLATMPTKAIALTKEAMNRAQNTSLDTQLDHENELQRIAGRSHDYNEGVKAFLEKRKPVYTGE, from the coding sequence ATGAACTACACCAAGATCCACTACACCGTCGCCGAGGGCGTCGCCACCATCACCCTGAACCGTCCGGACAAGCTGAACAGCTTCGACCGGGAGATGGCGCTGGAGACCATCGCTGCCCTGGACGCCGCCAAGGACGATGCCAGCGTACGGGCCGTGCTGCTCACCGGCGAGGGGCGGGCCTTCTGCGCGGGTCAGGACCTGGCCGAGGCCATTGCGCCCGGCACCCGGATCGAGGACATCCTGACCACGCAATACAACCCGATCGTGCGGCGCCTGCGCACCCTGCCGAAGCCGGTGGTATGCGCGGTGAACGGTGTGGCGGCCGGTGCCGGGGCCAACATCGCCTACGCCTGCGACCTCACGCTGGCGGCCGAGAGCGCCAACTTCATCCAGAGCTTCATCAACATCGGCCTGATCCCCGACAGCGGCGGCACCTATACCCTGCCGCGCCTGGTGGGCATGCAGCGCGCCTTCGGGCAGATGATCCTGGCACCCAAGGTGAGCGCCAAGGAGGCCGAGGCACTGGGCATGATCTGGAAGGCCGTACCCGATGCCGAGTTGATGAACGAGGCCATCGCCCTCGCCAAGAAGCTGGCGACCATGCCCACCAAGGCCATCGCCCTCACCAAGGAAGCCATGAACCGCGCGCAGAACACCAGCCTCGACACCCAGCTGGACCACGAGAACGAGCTGCAGCGCATCGCCGGCCGCAGCCACGATTACAACGAGGGCGTGAAGGCCTTCCTGGAGAAGCGCAAGCCGGTGTACACGGGCGAATAG
- the paaA gene encoding 1,2-phenylacetyl-CoA epoxidase subunit A, with amino-acid sequence MTDVQNLEERFQAKIDAEQKIEPKDWMPEKYRKTLIRQISQHAHSEVVGMLPEGNWITRAPNLRRKAILLAKVQDEAGHGLYLYSACETLGVSREQTIDDLLSGKAKYSSIFNYPTLTWADIGAIGWLVDGAAIMNQVMLCRTSYGPYARAMVRICKEESFHQRQGYEIIAVLAKGTPEQKEMAQDALNRWWWPSLMMFGPTDANSPHSAESMKWKIKRQSNDELRQTFIDRTVQQAEVIGLTIPDPKLKWNESTQHYDWGEIDWTEFNNVVAGNGPCNKERLAARNKAHDEGAWVREAALAHAAKKAKKKQAA; translated from the coding sequence ATGACCGACGTACAGAACCTTGAGGAACGCTTCCAGGCCAAGATCGACGCCGAACAGAAGATCGAGCCGAAGGACTGGATGCCTGAGAAGTACCGCAAGACCCTCATCCGCCAGATCAGCCAGCACGCGCACAGCGAGGTGGTGGGCATGCTGCCGGAGGGCAACTGGATCACCCGGGCCCCCAACCTGCGCCGCAAGGCCATTCTGCTCGCCAAGGTGCAGGACGAGGCCGGTCATGGTCTCTACCTCTACAGCGCCTGCGAGACCCTGGGCGTTTCCCGCGAGCAGACCATCGACGACCTGCTGAGCGGCAAGGCCAAGTACAGCAGCATCTTCAACTACCCCACCCTCACCTGGGCCGACATCGGTGCCATCGGCTGGTTGGTGGACGGTGCCGCCATCATGAACCAGGTGATGCTGTGCCGCACCAGCTACGGTCCTTACGCTCGGGCCATGGTGCGCATCTGCAAGGAGGAGAGCTTCCACCAGCGCCAGGGCTACGAGATCATTGCCGTGCTGGCCAAGGGTACCCCCGAGCAGAAGGAGATGGCCCAGGACGCCCTGAACCGGTGGTGGTGGCCCAGCCTGATGATGTTCGGCCCCACGGACGCCAACAGCCCGCACAGCGCCGAGAGCATGAAGTGGAAGATCAAGCGCCAGAGCAACGACGAGCTGCGCCAGACCTTCATCGACCGCACCGTGCAGCAGGCCGAAGTGATCGGCCTCACCATCCCCGACCCGAAGCTGAAGTGGAACGAGTCCACCCAGCACTACGACTGGGGCGAGATCGACTGGACCGAGTTCAACAACGTGGTGGCCGGCAACGGCCCCTGCAACAAGGAACGCCTGGCCGCCCGCAACAAGGCTCACGACGAAGGCGCCTGGGTGCGCGAGGCCGCGCTGGCCCACGCCGCCAAGAAGGCCAAGAAGAAACAAGCAGCATGA
- the paaK gene encoding phenylacetate-CoA oxygenase/reductase subunit PaaK — MARFHPLTVSQVTQETPDAIVIGFTVPPALRDEFRFNHGQYVTLKLTVNGEELRRSYSICSSPLDADGFRIAVKRVRGGRASTQLVEKLKAGMSLEVMAPMGNFTAALDPARSRHFVAFAAGSGITPILSILKTVLRTEPNSRFTLFYGNTDTDRIMFRGRLSELQAQFGDRLAVHHILSKGREQDVLFNGRITAEKARQLLARFVTDALDKEFFICGPEQMMVNVSEALEAAGVEKKRVHIELFTSPVTTEAKREVAHATTAAFTGEAEVVVRLDGREQVLHMTAKGDPVLDAAIDAGMDVPYACKGAVCCTCKARVLEGQVEMDMNYALTDEEVAQGYVLTCQTHPRSARVVIDYDQH, encoded by the coding sequence ATGGCCCGCTTCCATCCCTTGACCGTATCGCAGGTAACGCAGGAGACCCCTGACGCCATCGTGATCGGGTTCACTGTGCCGCCCGCTCTGCGGGACGAGTTCCGCTTCAACCACGGTCAGTATGTCACGCTCAAGCTCACCGTCAACGGCGAGGAGCTGCGCCGCAGCTACAGCATCTGCAGCAGCCCGCTGGATGCGGACGGCTTCCGCATCGCGGTGAAGCGTGTCCGGGGCGGGCGGGCCAGCACGCAGCTGGTGGAGAAGCTCAAGGCGGGGATGTCGCTGGAGGTGATGGCACCGATGGGCAACTTCACCGCGGCGCTTGATCCGGCGCGCAGCAGGCACTTCGTCGCCTTCGCGGCCGGCAGCGGCATCACGCCCATCCTCAGCATCCTGAAGACGGTGCTGAGGACCGAGCCCAACAGCCGGTTCACGCTTTTCTATGGCAACACGGACACGGACCGGATCATGTTCCGTGGCAGGCTGTCCGAGCTTCAAGCCCAGTTCGGTGACCGGCTCGCGGTGCACCACATCCTCAGTAAAGGCCGGGAGCAGGATGTCCTCTTCAATGGCCGGATCACCGCGGAGAAGGCCCGGCAGCTGCTGGCCCGGTTCGTCACGGACGCGCTGGACAAGGAGTTCTTCATCTGTGGCCCCGAGCAGATGATGGTGAACGTGAGCGAGGCCCTGGAGGCCGCCGGGGTGGAGAAGAAGCGCGTTCACATCGAACTGTTCACCAGCCCGGTGACCACCGAGGCGAAGCGTGAGGTGGCCCATGCCACCACGGCTGCGTTCACGGGCGAGGCCGAAGTGGTGGTGCGGCTGGATGGCCGCGAGCAGGTGCTACACATGACCGCCAAGGGCGATCCCGTGCTCGACGCGGCCATCGATGCCGGAATGGATGTTCCGTACGCGTGCAAGGGCGCCGTGTGCTGTACCTGCAAGGCGCGCGTGCTCGAAGGCCAGGTGGAGATGGACATGAACTACGCGCTCACCGACGAGGAGGTGGCACAGGGCTATGTGCTCACTTGCCAGACCCATCCCCGCAGCGCGCGTGTGGTGATCGACTACGATCAGCACTGA